The genomic DNA AGCGTGCTCTGGTCAATCACTTCACCTGTCTGCGGGTCGACTTTATTCTGAATCACACCGCCCATAAATTCCGGTTTGTTCATCACCATCGCATCGAGAAACACCAGGATCTGACGCAGGTGATACTGGCAGCGAGCGCCGCCGATAGCGCCCATTGAACTGGTCTGAATCAGTACCGGCTTGCCCGACAGCGGCTGGTCAGGCAGACGTGACAGCCAGTCGATGGCATTCTTCAGCCCACCCGGCACCGAATAGTTATATTCCGGCGTAACAATAATCACACCATCGGCCTGGCGGATTTGCGCAGCCAGGGCTTCAACGCTTTGCGGAAACCCCTCTTCCTGCTGCACATCCGCATCATAAAGCGGAATATCACCGATAGACGGCAACGCAGAGATGTCCATTCCTGCCGGCGCAATTTTGGGCAGTGTGCGAGCCACCATACCGTTAAATGAGCCTTTACGCAGGCTTCCCAGTAACGTCACAACGTTCAACGTGTCAGACATGACTACTCCTTTGCATCATGATATGTCAGATCAGTTGATTATAAGGGCTTTTTCGGCAGGCAGGCTGGTAAATCGCATCAGACGTGTGGCGGGCTCATTCGCGCGGGTCTGCGCATCCGGCAGGCTGCCCCAGCCATTTTTACTATGGAATTCCCACAGATTGAGCTTTTCGATGGCCGGGCTGGCGGCAACTGACCACACCAGAATGTCTTCGGCATCGCAAATCGCCTCAATCTGCATGACCTCAGCGGAGCGTAAACGGCCCGAACCGGGAAGCAGTTGTAATAAACGGGGGGAATCCTGCGTGGCGTGACCGGTCATCTTTAACACGCTCTGGCGCAGGACGACCAGTTGGGTTTGCGCCTCATGAGGATCGTTTTGATTGGCGATCCACAGGTTCTCATTACGGGTGAAGGGGTAAGCTTCCGGAATGCTGGTGTGCTGCAGTTCCATGTCGAGGCCACAGTTTCCCTCTGTTGCCAGCGCCACGCCGACAATATTGCCGGTATAAGAAACCGAAAACGCGGGCAGTTCCGCATCAGCAAAAACAGGTTTTCCGTTAGGCTGCGTGATGATTTCCGGCAGTTCACTGGTGCCGTACAGCATGAACATCAGTTCAGCCAGGAGCGCACGCGATCCCATAAAACGCGCACGTCGATGCTCCGGTAGCCGTCGTGCCGCATGGTGAACGGTTGACGGCAGTCGTACCGAAGCGAGGTGCTCGTCGCTGAGGATGCCTCGTGCAAAGTGAGTGGCCATTTTTCGCTCCCTGATTAATGGACAATGGTTAAAGGTCAGTAATGTATTATCACCGATAATGGACAGGTTTTAATGCGGAAAAACCTGTCTGAAAAGGCTTCAGGCATGACTTTTACATATCCTTAGTCACATTCGCCGAATCGCTCACATATTACTTACCAATACAGAAACTGGAGAAAATACGACCCAGCAGATCATCCGAGGTAAATTCACCGGTGATCTCGCTTAAGTTGTGTTGTGCCAGACGCAGCTCTTCGGCCAGCAGTTCGCCTGCCCAGGCGCCGAGCAACTGCGCTTTGCCCTGTTGCAGATGGTTTGCCGCTTCTTCCAGCGCCTGTAAGTGGCGACGACGAGCCAGAAAACCCCCTTCCATGTTGGTTTCAAAGCCCATACTCTGTTTGAGATGATTACGCAGCGTGTCCACACCTTCCCCGGTTCGTGCCGAGAGGCGAATCAGTGAGTGGTTATTCACTTCGCTGAAGCCCAGCGTTTCGCCGGTGACGTCTGCTTTGTTACGCACCACGGTGATCGGCAGCTTCGCGGGCAGACGGGCAATAAAATCAGGCCAGATATCGGCAGGGTCGACGGCATCGGTGGTGGTGCCATCCACCATAAACAACACACGGTCTGCCTGTTCGATTTCCTGCCAGGCGCGTTCGATACCAATGCGCTCCACTTCGTCACTGGCGTCGCGCAGCCCGGCGGTATCAATGATGTGCAGTGGCATGCCGTCAATATGAATATGCTCGCGCAGTACGTCGCGGGTCGTGCCCGCAATATCCGTAACGATTGCCGCTTCGCGACCGGCCAGCGCGTTCAGGAGGCTCGATTTCCCGGCGTTCGGGCGACCGGCAATCACGACTTTCATTCCTTCACGCAGCAGGCTGCCCTGACGGGCCTCGGCACGTACCGCATCGAGATCGGCGATAACCGCGTTGAGTTGGGCTTCGATTTTGCCGTCGGAGAGAAAGTCTATCTCTTCATCCGGAAAATCGATGGCGGCTTCCACGTAGATTCGCAGGTGAGTAAGTGCTTCCACTAAATGATTAACACGGGCAGAAAACGCCCCCTGCAATGAGTTCAGGGCGGAACGTGCCGCTTGTTCTGAACTGGCGTCAATCAGGTCGGCAATCGCCTCTGCCTGGGCTAAATCGAGCTTATCGTTAAGAAAGGCGCGTTCGGAAAACTCGCCCGGCTTTGCGATGCGTACGCCCGGCAGCGTCAGAATACGTTTGAGCAACAGGTCGAGGATCACCGGGCCGCCATGACCCTGCAATTCCAGTACGTCTTCACCGGTAAAAGAGTTCGGGCCGGGAAACCACAGCGCGATGCCCTGATCCAGCGCGGTACCGTCAGCATCTTTGAACGGCAGATAATCGGCGTAGCGCGGCTTTGGCAGTTTGCCCAGCACGGCCTGAGCGACATTCCGCGCTTTCAGGCCGGAGATGCGCAGGATGCCCACACCACCGCGTCCCGGTGGGGTTGCCTGGGCGATGATTGTGTCGTTATGGCTCATAAAATCACTCGTATTAAAAAAGGCGGTCCTGAGACCGCCTTCTGGCTTAAAGAATGAAGCTTATCAGGACTTCTTCTTCTCGCGGCTGTGCAGCCCACGTTTTTCAAGACCACGGTAAATCAGCTGTTGCTGAATAATGGTCACCAGGTTGCTGACGATATAGTACAGCACCAGACCTGACGGGAACCACAGGAAGAACACCGTGAAGATGACCGGCATAAAGGTCATGATCTTCTGCTGCATCGGGTCGGTCACGGTGGTCGGCGACATCTTCTGAATGAAGAACATCGTCACGCCCATCAGGATCGGCAGAATGTAGTACGGGTCCTGCGCGGACAGGTCGTGGATCCACAATGCGAACGGCGCGTGGCGCAGTTCAACGGAGCCCATCAGCATGTAGTACAGGGCAAGGAAGATAGGCATCTGGATGATCAGCGGGAAGCAGCCACCCAGCGGGTTGACCTTCTCAGCTTTGTACAGGGCCATCATTTCCTGGCTCTGACGCTGTTTATCATCGCCCAGACGC from Trabulsiella odontotermitis includes the following:
- a CDS encoding NADPH-dependent FMN reductase, producing the protein MSDTLNVVTLLGSLRKGSFNGMVARTLPKIAPAGMDISALPSIGDIPLYDADVQQEEGFPQSVEALAAQIRQADGVIIVTPEYNYSVPGGLKNAIDWLSRLPDQPLSGKPVLIQTSSMGAIGGARCQYHLRQILVFLDAMVMNKPEFMGGVIQNKVDPQTGEVIDQSTLDHLTGQLTAFGDYIQRVKA
- a CDS encoding 4'-phosphopantetheinyl transferase family protein, which codes for MATHFARGILSDEHLASVRLPSTVHHAARRLPEHRRARFMGSRALLAELMFMLYGTSELPEIITQPNGKPVFADAELPAFSVSYTGNIVGVALATEGNCGLDMELQHTSIPEAYPFTRNENLWIANQNDPHEAQTQLVVLRQSVLKMTGHATQDSPRLLQLLPGSGRLRSAEVMQIEAICDAEDILVWSVAASPAIEKLNLWEFHSKNGWGSLPDAQTRANEPATRLMRFTSLPAEKALIIN
- the mnmE gene encoding tRNA uridine-5-carboxymethylaminomethyl(34) synthesis GTPase MnmE, with the protein product MSHNDTIIAQATPPGRGGVGILRISGLKARNVAQAVLGKLPKPRYADYLPFKDADGTALDQGIALWFPGPNSFTGEDVLELQGHGGPVILDLLLKRILTLPGVRIAKPGEFSERAFLNDKLDLAQAEAIADLIDASSEQAARSALNSLQGAFSARVNHLVEALTHLRIYVEAAIDFPDEEIDFLSDGKIEAQLNAVIADLDAVRAEARQGSLLREGMKVVIAGRPNAGKSSLLNALAGREAAIVTDIAGTTRDVLREHIHIDGMPLHIIDTAGLRDASDEVERIGIERAWQEIEQADRVLFMVDGTTTDAVDPADIWPDFIARLPAKLPITVVRNKADVTGETLGFSEVNNHSLIRLSARTGEGVDTLRNHLKQSMGFETNMEGGFLARRRHLQALEEAANHLQQGKAQLLGAWAGELLAEELRLAQHNLSEITGEFTSDDLLGRIFSSFCIGK